A single genomic interval of Spinacia oleracea cultivar Varoflay chromosome 6, BTI_SOV_V1, whole genome shotgun sequence harbors:
- the LOC130462730 gene encoding 40S ribosomal protein S10-3-like isoform X1, with product MLLPAATSPRFKFFTFLGCNKPRSNVRCSFSASSKLFPLNKYPSKPSNSAVELSPASPSNSALRRRRTQALLSPASLSSPVCGVLASSPPSRSILARPVTERYILGRPGVQHLPVASWFRWLLGVVVPVVSIMTEQNRREISKYLFQEGVCFAKKDYNLAKHPDIDVPNLQVIKLMQSFKSKEYVRETFAWMHYYWFLTNEGIEFLRTYLNLPSEIVPATLKKQMKPAGRPMGGAPGPRGGSRFEGDRPRFGDRDGYRSGPRGEGDSGDKGGAPADYRPSFGGSSSGRSGFGRGAGSFGAGPTSSNLS from the exons ATGTtattgcccgctgcaacaagtccgcgtttcaaattTTTTACTTTCCTAGGTTGCAACAAACCGCGCTCAAACGTACGTTGTTCCTTTTCTGCTAGCTCCAagctttttcccttaaacaaatatccaagcaagccgtcgaactcagccgtcgaactcagccctgcgtcgccgtcgaactcagccctgcgtcgccgtcgaacccaagcgttgctcagccctgcatcgctgtcttcgccggtgtgtggtgttctcgcctcatctcccccatcccgttcaattctcgcgcggcctgtcactgaaagatatattcttggtcggccgggggttcagcatctccccgtcgcgtcgtggttccggtggttgctcggcgtcgtggttccggtggtttcg ATCATGACTGAGCAGAACCGCCGTGAGATCAGCAAGTACCTCTTCCAAG AGGGAGTTTGCTTTGCAAAGAAAGATTATAACTTGGCAAAGCACCCTGACATTGATGTCCCGAATCTGCAAGTGATCAAGCTGATGCAAAGCTTTAAGTCCAAGGAGTATGTGAGGGAGACCTTTGCTTGGATGCACTACTACTGGTTCTTGACCAACGAGGGTATTGAATTCCTTCGTACTTACCTCAACCTTCCCTCAGAGATTGTCCCTGCTACCTTAAAGAAGCAGATGAAGCCTGCTGGCAGGCCAATGGGCGGCGCACCTGGCCCACG TGGGGGATCGCGATTTGAAGGAGACAGGCCTAGATTTGGTGATAGGGATGGCTACCGTTCTGGACCTCGTGGTGAAGGTGATTCCGGTGACAAGGGCGGTGCTCCTGCTGATTACAGACCATCATTTGGG gGTTCTTCTAGTGGTAGGTCAGGCTTTGGTCGTGGAGCTGGAAGCTTTGGTGCTGGACCAACAAGTTCAAATCTTTCTTGA
- the LOC130462730 gene encoding 40S ribosomal protein S10-3-like isoform X2: MIMTEQNRREISKYLFQEGVCFAKKDYNLAKHPDIDVPNLQVIKLMQSFKSKEYVRETFAWMHYYWFLTNEGIEFLRTYLNLPSEIVPATLKKQMKPAGRPMGGAPGPRGGSRFEGDRPRFGDRDGYRSGPRGEGDSGDKGGAPADYRPSFGGSSSGRSGFGRGAGSFGAGPTSSNLS, from the exons ATG ATCATGACTGAGCAGAACCGCCGTGAGATCAGCAAGTACCTCTTCCAAG AGGGAGTTTGCTTTGCAAAGAAAGATTATAACTTGGCAAAGCACCCTGACATTGATGTCCCGAATCTGCAAGTGATCAAGCTGATGCAAAGCTTTAAGTCCAAGGAGTATGTGAGGGAGACCTTTGCTTGGATGCACTACTACTGGTTCTTGACCAACGAGGGTATTGAATTCCTTCGTACTTACCTCAACCTTCCCTCAGAGATTGTCCCTGCTACCTTAAAGAAGCAGATGAAGCCTGCTGGCAGGCCAATGGGCGGCGCACCTGGCCCACG TGGGGGATCGCGATTTGAAGGAGACAGGCCTAGATTTGGTGATAGGGATGGCTACCGTTCTGGACCTCGTGGTGAAGGTGATTCCGGTGACAAGGGCGGTGCTCCTGCTGATTACAGACCATCATTTGGG gGTTCTTCTAGTGGTAGGTCAGGCTTTGGTCGTGGAGCTGGAAGCTTTGGTGCTGGACCAACAAGTTCAAATCTTTCTTGA